The following proteins are encoded in a genomic region of Nicotiana sylvestris chromosome 4, ASM39365v2, whole genome shotgun sequence:
- the LOC104220943 gene encoding mediator of RNA polymerase II transcription subunit 15a isoform X1: protein MDGNNWRAAQAQAQAQGGGEGAAAAGPPTGAMDSGDWRTQLLPDSRQRIVNKIMETLKRHLPVSGQEGVQELKKIAVRFEEKIYTAATSQQDYLRKISLKMLTMETKSQNPINNSMQPNAASSGQNALGPGSHSMQSQVNSQAQQLPVPMVANQTQTRQPLLQQNIQNNMASTGLQNSASLTPALPPVSNLTQATMPNVMGQNANLQTMQNMQNVGQNSVGNAIGQGMPSNMVANSQRQMQGRQQVVSQQQQQQSQTSQQYLYQQQMHHQMMKQKFQPGSTQQSMMQSHMQQQQQQQPQDQQQQQQQQQQQQQQQQNLLQPTQIQSSQQTMMQPSSMQSTSLSNLQQNQQSTVQQSTQSVLHQRSQSVMRQQQAPMLHQQQSAMLQQPILPAQQHQQQQLIAQQANATNLQQNQLIGQQNTMPDVQQRIVGQQNNYSSLQQQQLLNQQNNLQNMHQQQLGSQSNIAGVQQQQLTGSQQPGNSGVPSNQHPIHMLQQSKVPLQQQMLQGGTTLLPSQGQQSQSQPAQQQMMSQSQSQPGQLQPPLGLQQQTNQLQREMQQRLQTSGPLLQQQNVMEQQKQLYQPQRAAPEASSTSLDSTAQTGNANAADLQEEVYQKIKSMREMYLPELNDLYQKIAAKVQQHDSLPQRPQTEQIEKLKVFKMTLERVVVFLRLNKHDIQPSHKEKLLQVEKHISFFLNSNRPRKPTPPLQGQLPQPSMQLQQPQSLDGQGNPPMQPVQGSMAAMQQNNITNLQHNSLSGVPTISNSQQHMVNTVQSGSTVDLGQGNSLNSLQQVATGSLQQNPVNSPQQVNISSLNSQSGTNPVQANLGSLQPNSNVLQQSLPKQHEQQMLQNQQLRQQYHQRQMQQQLYNRQQFMQQQQAKQQQTAQLPAHQMSQLHQMNDANDLKMRQQMGLKPGVLQQQQSVGQRVGSHHPQLKPGISSPQIHQALSPQVTQHPSPQIDQQNMLASLTKSGTPLLSASSPFVVPSPSTPLAPSPMPGDSEKVSAGLALHTTAGNIMHQQATVASAPAQSLAIGTPGISASPLLAEFTSLDGTHANVSAAVSGKSSVEQPLERLMKVVKNMSPKALNSSVSDISSVVSMIDRIAGSAPGNGSRAAVGEDLVAMTKCRLQARNYFTQDGATGTKKMKRYTTSNVVSSSSSVNDSFWQLHCSEASELESTATSSVKRPRLEVNHALVEEIQNINRQLIDTVVEISDEGVDPSAVASATEGGEGITVKCSFTAVALSPNLKSQYASAQMSPIQPLRLLVPANYPNCSPVLLDKFPVEVSKEYEDLSMKAKSRFSVSLRSLSQPMTLKDIARTWDVCARAVISEYAQQSGGGTFSSKYGSWENCLSAA from the exons ATGGATGGGAATAATTGGAGGGCTGCTCAGGCTCAAGCTCAAGCTCAGGGGGGTGGTGAAGGTGCTGCCGCTGCCGGACCTCCCACCGGAGCTATGGATTCCGGTGATTGGCGCACtcaacttttacccgattctcgTCAAAGGATCGTCAACAAGAT AATGGAGACCTTAAAGAGGCATCTTCCTGTCTCTGGGCAAGAAGGAGTTCAGGAGCTTAAGAAAATTGCAGTGAGGTTTGAGGAAAAGATCTATACGGCTGCTACAAGTCAG CAAGATTATCTGCGGAAAATATCTTTGAAGATGCTAACTATGGAGACCAAATCTCAAAATCCTATTAATAATTCTATGCAGCCCAATGCTGCAAGTAGTGGTCAGAATGCCCTTGGGCCAG GATCCCACAGCATGCAGTCCCAAGTTAACAGCCAAGCACAGCAACTTCCTGTACCTATGGTGGCCAATCAAACTCAAACACGGCAACCACTGTTGCAGCAGAACATTCAGAACAACATGGCATCAACTGGGCTGCAAAATTCTGCAAGTTTGACTCCTGCACTTCCTCCTGTGAGCAATTTGACGCAGGCTACCATGCCAAATGTCATGGGCCAGAATGCAAATTTGCAGACCATGCAAAACATGCAAAATGTTGGTCAAAACTCAGTAGGAAATGCCATTGGGCAAGGCATGCCTTCCAATATGGTTGCTAATTCTCAGAGGCAAATGCAGGGGAGACAACAGGTTGTTTctcaacagcaacagcagcagtCCCAGACATCACAACAATATCTTTACCAGCAGCAGATGCATCATCAAATGATGAAGCAGAAATTTCAGCCAGGAAGCACGCAACAGTCCATGATGCAATCTCACatgcaacagcagcagcagcaacagccgCAGGaccagcagcagcagcaacaacaacaacaacaacaacaacaacagcaacaaaacCTTCTACAGCCTACTCAGATACAATCTTCTCAGCAAACTATGATGCAACCTTCTTCAATGCAATCGACTTCTTTGTCCAACCTTCAGCAGAACCAACAGTCTACTGTTCAACAGTCAACTCAGTCTGTACTTCACCAACGATCACAATCAGTTATGAGACAGCAGCAGGCTCCCATGCTTCATCAACAGCAATCAGCAATGCTACAGCAACCAATTTTACCAGCCCAACAGCACCAGCAACAACAGCTGATTGCACAGCAGGCAAATGCTACAAATCTCCAGCAAAACCAACTGATAGGCCAACAAAACACAATGCCTGATGTGCAGCAGAGGATAGTGGGCCAACAGAACAACTATAGCAGTCTGCAGCAGCAGCAGTTACTTAATCAGCAAaacaatcttcaaaatatgcatCAGCAGCAGTTGGGCTCTCAAAGTAATATTGCTGGGGTCCAGCAGCAACAATTGACTGGAAGTCAACAACCTGGCAACTCTGGCGTGCCATCTAATCAGCACCCTATCCATATGTTGCAACAATCAAAAGTTCCTCTACAGCAACAAATGCTGCAGGGTGGTACAACCTTGTTACCAAGTCAAGGTCAACAATCTCAGTCGCAGCCAGCGCAACAGCAAATGATGTCTCAGAGTCAATCACAACCAGGACAATTACAACCACCTTTGGGTTTGCAGCAACAGACAAATCAATTGCAAAGGGAAATGCAACAGAGGCTTCAAACATCAGGCCCCTTGCTTCAACAGCAGAATGTAATGGAACAGCAGAAGCAGCTATATCAACCACAAAGAGCCGCACCAGAAGCCTCATCAA CATCTTTAGATTCTACAGCTCAGACGGGAAATGCAAATGCAGCTGATTTGCAGGAGGAGGTTTACCAGAAG ATCAAGTCTATGAGGGAGATGTATTTACCAGAGCTCAATGATCTATACCAGAAAATTGCTGCTAAAGTGCAGCAG CATGATTCTCTTCCTCAGCGCCCTCAGACTGAGCAAATTGAAAAGCTCAAGGTGTTCAAGATGACGCTGGAACGTGTTGTGGTATTCTTGCGGCTTAATAAGCATGATATTCAACCTTCTCACAAGGAGAAACTGCTTCAGGTTGAGAAGCACATAAGTTTCTTTCTTAATTCCAATAGGCCGCGCAAACCTACTCCTCCATTGCAAGGGCAACTTCCTCAGCCTTCCATGCAGCTTCAGCAACCACAATCTCTTGATGGCCAAGGTAATCCACCTATGCAACCCGTACAGGGTTCCATGGCAGCAATGCAGCAGAATAATATCACCAACTTGCAGCATAATTCCTTGTCTGGTGTACCAACAATTTCCAACTCTCAGCAACACATGGTAAATACAGTACAGTCTGGTTCCACTGTGGATTTGGGACAGGGTAATTCATTGAACTCACTGCAGCAGGTGGCTACTGGCTCTTTACAACAGAATCCTGTTAACAGTCCTCAACAGGTAAACATAAGCTCATTAAATTCACAAAGTGGAACAAACCCTGTGCAGGCAAACCTTGGTTCCCTACAGCCAAACTCAAACGTCCTACAGCAGTCACTTCCTAAACAGCACGAGCAGCAAATGTTGCAGAACCAGCAATTAAGACAGCAGTACCACCAGCGGCAGATGCAGCAGCAACTTTATAATAGACAGCAGTTCATGCAACAGCAGCAAGCAAAGCAACAGCAGACCGCGCAATTGCCAGCCCACCAGATGTCACAGCTTCACCAGATGAATGATGCTAATGACCTAAAGATGAGGCAGCAAATGGGACTGAAACCGGGAGTTTTACAGCAACAGCAGTCAGTTGGCCAGCGTGTCGGATCTCATCATCCACAATTGAAGCCAGGGATCTCTTCACCTCAAATACATCAGGCACTATCTCCTCAGGTTACCCAACATCCTTCTCCGCAAATTGACCAACAGAATATGTTGGCATCTCTTACCAAAAGTGGGACTCCTCTCCTATCCGCAAGCTCACCATTTGTTGTCCCATCTCCTTCAACTCCCTTGGCTCCATCTCCAATGCCAGGGGATTCGGAAAAAGTTAGTGCTGGCCTTGCATTACATACAACGGCTGGAAATATAATGCATCAGCAAGCTACGGTTGCTTCTGCACCTGCCCAATCCCTTGCAATTGGTACTCCTGGGATATCAGCCTCGCCTTTGCTTGCTGAGTTTACTAGTCTGGATGGTACACATGCGAATGTCTCAGCCGCTGTTTCTGGCAAGTCAAGCGTTGAACAACCATTGGAGCGCTTGATGAAAGTG GTTAAAAACATGTCCCCCAAAGCATTGAATTCGTCAGTTAGTGACATCAGTTCAGTTGTCAGTATGATTGACAGAATAGCAGGATCTGCACCAGGAAATGGATCAAGAGCAGCTGTTGGCGAAGATTTGGTTGCCATGACCAAATGTCGTCTCCAAGCGAGAAATTACTTTACACAGGATGGAGCTACAGGAACAAAGAAAATGAAGCGATACACAACTTCGAATGTTGTTTCATCAAGCAGCAGTGTAAATGATAGTTTCTGGCAGTTGCATTGTTCTGAAGCATCTGAATTAGAGTCAACAGCAACATCCAGTGTCAAAAGACCTAGACTTGAG GTTAATCATGCACTGGTTGAAGAGATACAGAATATCAATCGGCAGCTTATCGACACTGTTGTAGAAATTAGTGACGAAGGTGTTGATCCAAGTGCAGTTGCTTCTGCAACAGAGGGTGGTGAAGGCATTACTGTAAAGTGTTCCTTCACTGCCGTTGCATTGAGTCCAAACTTAAAGTCACAGTATGCTTCTGCACAGATG TCTCCGATTCAGCCGTTGAGATTGCTCGTTCCAGCTAATTATCCAAATTGCTCTCCAGTTTTGTTGGACAAGTTTCCAGTTGAAGTCAG TAAGGAGTATGAAGATCTATCTATGAAGGCCAAATCAAGATTTAGTGTCTCTTTGCGAAGTCTTTCACAGCCAATGACTTTAAAAGACATAGCAAGGACTTGGGATGTCTGTGCTCGCGCTGTAATTTCTGAATATGCACAACAAAGTGGTGGTGGGACCTTCAGCTCAAAGTATGGGTCTTGGGAGAATTGTTTGAGTGCAGCATGA
- the LOC104220943 gene encoding mediator of RNA polymerase II transcription subunit 15a isoform X2: MDGNNWRAAQAQAQAQGGGEGAAAAGPPTGAMDSGDWRTQLLPDSRQRIVNKIMETLKRHLPVSGQEGVQELKKIAVRFEEKIYTAATSQQDYLRKISLKMLTMETKSQNPINNSMQPNAASSGQNALGPGSHSMQSQVNSQAQQLPVPMVANQTQTRQPLLQQNIQNNMASTGLQNSASLTPALPPVSNLTQATMPNVMGQNANLQTMQNMQNVGQNSVGNAIGQGMPSNMVANSQRQMQGRQQVVSQQQQQQSQTSQQYLYQQQMHHQMMKQKFQPGSTQQSMMQSHMQQQQQQQPQDQQQQQQQQQQQQQQQQNLLQPTQIQSSQQTMMQPSSMQSTSLSNLQQNQQSTVQQSTQSVLHQRSQSVMRQQQAPMLHQQQSAMLQQPILPAQQHQQQQLIAQQANATNLQQNQLIGQQNTMPDVQQRIVGQQNNYSSLQQQQLLNQQNNLQNMHQQQLGSQSNIAGVQQQQLTGSQQPGNSGVPSNQHPIHMLQQSKVPLQQQMLQGGTTLLPSQGQQSQSQPAQQQMMSQSQSQPGQLQPPLGLQQQTNQLQREMQQRLQTSGPLLQQQNVMEQQKQLYQPQRAAPEASSNSTAQTGNANAADLQEEVYQKIKSMREMYLPELNDLYQKIAAKVQQHDSLPQRPQTEQIEKLKVFKMTLERVVVFLRLNKHDIQPSHKEKLLQVEKHISFFLNSNRPRKPTPPLQGQLPQPSMQLQQPQSLDGQGNPPMQPVQGSMAAMQQNNITNLQHNSLSGVPTISNSQQHMVNTVQSGSTVDLGQGNSLNSLQQVATGSLQQNPVNSPQQVNISSLNSQSGTNPVQANLGSLQPNSNVLQQSLPKQHEQQMLQNQQLRQQYHQRQMQQQLYNRQQFMQQQQAKQQQTAQLPAHQMSQLHQMNDANDLKMRQQMGLKPGVLQQQQSVGQRVGSHHPQLKPGISSPQIHQALSPQVTQHPSPQIDQQNMLASLTKSGTPLLSASSPFVVPSPSTPLAPSPMPGDSEKVSAGLALHTTAGNIMHQQATVASAPAQSLAIGTPGISASPLLAEFTSLDGTHANVSAAVSGKSSVEQPLERLMKVVKNMSPKALNSSVSDISSVVSMIDRIAGSAPGNGSRAAVGEDLVAMTKCRLQARNYFTQDGATGTKKMKRYTTSNVVSSSSSVNDSFWQLHCSEASELESTATSSVKRPRLEVNHALVEEIQNINRQLIDTVVEISDEGVDPSAVASATEGGEGITVKCSFTAVALSPNLKSQYASAQMSPIQPLRLLVPANYPNCSPVLLDKFPVEVSKEYEDLSMKAKSRFSVSLRSLSQPMTLKDIARTWDVCARAVISEYAQQSGGGTFSSKYGSWENCLSAA, from the exons ATGGATGGGAATAATTGGAGGGCTGCTCAGGCTCAAGCTCAAGCTCAGGGGGGTGGTGAAGGTGCTGCCGCTGCCGGACCTCCCACCGGAGCTATGGATTCCGGTGATTGGCGCACtcaacttttacccgattctcgTCAAAGGATCGTCAACAAGAT AATGGAGACCTTAAAGAGGCATCTTCCTGTCTCTGGGCAAGAAGGAGTTCAGGAGCTTAAGAAAATTGCAGTGAGGTTTGAGGAAAAGATCTATACGGCTGCTACAAGTCAG CAAGATTATCTGCGGAAAATATCTTTGAAGATGCTAACTATGGAGACCAAATCTCAAAATCCTATTAATAATTCTATGCAGCCCAATGCTGCAAGTAGTGGTCAGAATGCCCTTGGGCCAG GATCCCACAGCATGCAGTCCCAAGTTAACAGCCAAGCACAGCAACTTCCTGTACCTATGGTGGCCAATCAAACTCAAACACGGCAACCACTGTTGCAGCAGAACATTCAGAACAACATGGCATCAACTGGGCTGCAAAATTCTGCAAGTTTGACTCCTGCACTTCCTCCTGTGAGCAATTTGACGCAGGCTACCATGCCAAATGTCATGGGCCAGAATGCAAATTTGCAGACCATGCAAAACATGCAAAATGTTGGTCAAAACTCAGTAGGAAATGCCATTGGGCAAGGCATGCCTTCCAATATGGTTGCTAATTCTCAGAGGCAAATGCAGGGGAGACAACAGGTTGTTTctcaacagcaacagcagcagtCCCAGACATCACAACAATATCTTTACCAGCAGCAGATGCATCATCAAATGATGAAGCAGAAATTTCAGCCAGGAAGCACGCAACAGTCCATGATGCAATCTCACatgcaacagcagcagcagcaacagccgCAGGaccagcagcagcagcaacaacaacaacaacaacaacaacaacagcaacaaaacCTTCTACAGCCTACTCAGATACAATCTTCTCAGCAAACTATGATGCAACCTTCTTCAATGCAATCGACTTCTTTGTCCAACCTTCAGCAGAACCAACAGTCTACTGTTCAACAGTCAACTCAGTCTGTACTTCACCAACGATCACAATCAGTTATGAGACAGCAGCAGGCTCCCATGCTTCATCAACAGCAATCAGCAATGCTACAGCAACCAATTTTACCAGCCCAACAGCACCAGCAACAACAGCTGATTGCACAGCAGGCAAATGCTACAAATCTCCAGCAAAACCAACTGATAGGCCAACAAAACACAATGCCTGATGTGCAGCAGAGGATAGTGGGCCAACAGAACAACTATAGCAGTCTGCAGCAGCAGCAGTTACTTAATCAGCAAaacaatcttcaaaatatgcatCAGCAGCAGTTGGGCTCTCAAAGTAATATTGCTGGGGTCCAGCAGCAACAATTGACTGGAAGTCAACAACCTGGCAACTCTGGCGTGCCATCTAATCAGCACCCTATCCATATGTTGCAACAATCAAAAGTTCCTCTACAGCAACAAATGCTGCAGGGTGGTACAACCTTGTTACCAAGTCAAGGTCAACAATCTCAGTCGCAGCCAGCGCAACAGCAAATGATGTCTCAGAGTCAATCACAACCAGGACAATTACAACCACCTTTGGGTTTGCAGCAACAGACAAATCAATTGCAAAGGGAAATGCAACAGAGGCTTCAAACATCAGGCCCCTTGCTTCAACAGCAGAATGTAATGGAACAGCAGAAGCAGCTATATCAACCACAAAGAGCCGCACCAGAAGCCTCATCAA ATTCTACAGCTCAGACGGGAAATGCAAATGCAGCTGATTTGCAGGAGGAGGTTTACCAGAAG ATCAAGTCTATGAGGGAGATGTATTTACCAGAGCTCAATGATCTATACCAGAAAATTGCTGCTAAAGTGCAGCAG CATGATTCTCTTCCTCAGCGCCCTCAGACTGAGCAAATTGAAAAGCTCAAGGTGTTCAAGATGACGCTGGAACGTGTTGTGGTATTCTTGCGGCTTAATAAGCATGATATTCAACCTTCTCACAAGGAGAAACTGCTTCAGGTTGAGAAGCACATAAGTTTCTTTCTTAATTCCAATAGGCCGCGCAAACCTACTCCTCCATTGCAAGGGCAACTTCCTCAGCCTTCCATGCAGCTTCAGCAACCACAATCTCTTGATGGCCAAGGTAATCCACCTATGCAACCCGTACAGGGTTCCATGGCAGCAATGCAGCAGAATAATATCACCAACTTGCAGCATAATTCCTTGTCTGGTGTACCAACAATTTCCAACTCTCAGCAACACATGGTAAATACAGTACAGTCTGGTTCCACTGTGGATTTGGGACAGGGTAATTCATTGAACTCACTGCAGCAGGTGGCTACTGGCTCTTTACAACAGAATCCTGTTAACAGTCCTCAACAGGTAAACATAAGCTCATTAAATTCACAAAGTGGAACAAACCCTGTGCAGGCAAACCTTGGTTCCCTACAGCCAAACTCAAACGTCCTACAGCAGTCACTTCCTAAACAGCACGAGCAGCAAATGTTGCAGAACCAGCAATTAAGACAGCAGTACCACCAGCGGCAGATGCAGCAGCAACTTTATAATAGACAGCAGTTCATGCAACAGCAGCAAGCAAAGCAACAGCAGACCGCGCAATTGCCAGCCCACCAGATGTCACAGCTTCACCAGATGAATGATGCTAATGACCTAAAGATGAGGCAGCAAATGGGACTGAAACCGGGAGTTTTACAGCAACAGCAGTCAGTTGGCCAGCGTGTCGGATCTCATCATCCACAATTGAAGCCAGGGATCTCTTCACCTCAAATACATCAGGCACTATCTCCTCAGGTTACCCAACATCCTTCTCCGCAAATTGACCAACAGAATATGTTGGCATCTCTTACCAAAAGTGGGACTCCTCTCCTATCCGCAAGCTCACCATTTGTTGTCCCATCTCCTTCAACTCCCTTGGCTCCATCTCCAATGCCAGGGGATTCGGAAAAAGTTAGTGCTGGCCTTGCATTACATACAACGGCTGGAAATATAATGCATCAGCAAGCTACGGTTGCTTCTGCACCTGCCCAATCCCTTGCAATTGGTACTCCTGGGATATCAGCCTCGCCTTTGCTTGCTGAGTTTACTAGTCTGGATGGTACACATGCGAATGTCTCAGCCGCTGTTTCTGGCAAGTCAAGCGTTGAACAACCATTGGAGCGCTTGATGAAAGTG GTTAAAAACATGTCCCCCAAAGCATTGAATTCGTCAGTTAGTGACATCAGTTCAGTTGTCAGTATGATTGACAGAATAGCAGGATCTGCACCAGGAAATGGATCAAGAGCAGCTGTTGGCGAAGATTTGGTTGCCATGACCAAATGTCGTCTCCAAGCGAGAAATTACTTTACACAGGATGGAGCTACAGGAACAAAGAAAATGAAGCGATACACAACTTCGAATGTTGTTTCATCAAGCAGCAGTGTAAATGATAGTTTCTGGCAGTTGCATTGTTCTGAAGCATCTGAATTAGAGTCAACAGCAACATCCAGTGTCAAAAGACCTAGACTTGAG GTTAATCATGCACTGGTTGAAGAGATACAGAATATCAATCGGCAGCTTATCGACACTGTTGTAGAAATTAGTGACGAAGGTGTTGATCCAAGTGCAGTTGCTTCTGCAACAGAGGGTGGTGAAGGCATTACTGTAAAGTGTTCCTTCACTGCCGTTGCATTGAGTCCAAACTTAAAGTCACAGTATGCTTCTGCACAGATG TCTCCGATTCAGCCGTTGAGATTGCTCGTTCCAGCTAATTATCCAAATTGCTCTCCAGTTTTGTTGGACAAGTTTCCAGTTGAAGTCAG TAAGGAGTATGAAGATCTATCTATGAAGGCCAAATCAAGATTTAGTGTCTCTTTGCGAAGTCTTTCACAGCCAATGACTTTAAAAGACATAGCAAGGACTTGGGATGTCTGTGCTCGCGCTGTAATTTCTGAATATGCACAACAAAGTGGTGGTGGGACCTTCAGCTCAAAGTATGGGTCTTGGGAGAATTGTTTGAGTGCAGCATGA